In Juglans microcarpa x Juglans regia isolate MS1-56 chromosome 4S, Jm3101_v1.0, whole genome shotgun sequence, a single window of DNA contains:
- the LOC121263586 gene encoding serine/threonine-protein kinase AFC3-like isoform X4, with amino-acid sequence MHYMHDLHLIHTDLKPENILLVSSEHIKLPGCKLAMVQRFSSDEMQFRCLPKSSAIKLIDFGSTAFDNQNHSSIVSTRHYRAPEVILGLGWSYPCDLWSVGCILIELCSGGALFQTHENLEHLAMMERVLGPLPEHMVKRADRGAEKYFRRGSRLNWPEGAVSRESIRAVNKLYCLKDLVSQHVVSSRSSLTDLLQGLLKYDPSERLTARQALSHPFFQNQTLRE; translated from the exons ATATGCATGATTTACACTTAATTCACACTGACCTGAAGCCAGAAAATATACTTCTTGTATCATCTGAACATATAAAGCTTCCTGGTTGTAAG cttgCAATGGTACAGAGATTTTCTTCAGATGAAATGCAATTCAGGTGCTTGCCCAAGTCTAGTGCCATTAAGCTGATTGATTTTGGCAGTACTGCCTTTGACAATCAAAATCATAGCTCCATTGTGTCAACGAGACATTACAGAGCCCCTGAGGTTATTTTAG GATTAGGATGGAGTTATCCGTGTGATTTGTGGAGCGTTGGCTGCATACTTATTGAACTATGCTCA GGTGGAGCATTATTTCAGACGCATGAGAACCTAGAGCATTTGGCAATGATGGAGAGGGTGTTGGGACCTCTGCCAGAGCATATGGTTAAAAGGGCCGA CCGAGGTGCTGAAAAGTACTTCAGGCGAGGCTCACGACTGAATTGGCCAGAAGGAGCAGTTTCAAGGGAGAGCATTAGAGCTGTCAATAAGCTTTACTGTTTAAAG GATCTGGTATCTCAACATGTAGTGTCCTCAAGATCCTCCCTCACTGATTTATTGCAAGGCTTGTTGAAGTATGATCCCTCCGAACGTCTCACGGCTAGACAAGCTCTTAGTCATCCCTTCTTTCAGAATCAAACTTTGAGAGAGTAG